One stretch of Suricata suricatta isolate VVHF042 chromosome 13, meerkat_22Aug2017_6uvM2_HiC, whole genome shotgun sequence DNA includes these proteins:
- the SEC61B gene encoding protein transport protein Sec61 subunit beta: MPGPTPSGTNVGSSGRSPSKAVAARAAGSTVRQRKNASCGTRSAGRTTSAGTGGMWRFYTEDSPGLKVGPVPVLVMSLLFIASVFMLHIWGKYTRS, from the exons ATG CCGGGTCCGACTCCCAGCGGCACTAATGTGGGCTCGTCAGGGCGCTCTCCCAGCAAAGCAGTGGCCGCCCGGGCGGCCGGATCCACGGTCCGGCAGAG aaaaaacGCTAGCTGTGGAACAAGGAGCGCGGGTCGCACGACCTCAGCAGGCACGGGGGGCATGTGGCGATTCTACACGGAAGACTCCCCTGGGCTCAAGGT TGGCCCTGTTCCAGTATTGGTTATGAGTCTTCTGTTCATCGCTTCTGTATTTATGTTGCACATTTGGGGCAAGTACACTCGTTCATAG
- the ALG2 gene encoding alpha-1,3/1,6-mannosyltransferase ALG2 has translation MAEKRDQDEDRGPKPSVLFLHPDLGVGGAERLVLDAALALQARGCSVKIWTAHYDPGHCFADSRELQVHCAGDWLPRSLGWGGRGAAVCAYVRMIFLALYVLFLGDEEFDVVMCDQVSACIPVLKLARRRKKILFYCHFPDLLLTRRDSLLKRLYRAPIDWIEEYTTGMADCILVNSRFTAAIFKETFKSLSHVDPDVLYPSLNVTSFDSALSEKLGDLVPKGKKFLFLSINRYERKKNLTLALEALVKLRGRLTSQDWDQVHLIVAGGYDGRVLENVEHYQELKTTVQQSDLTQYVTFLRSFSDQQKISLLRACTCVLYTPSNEHFGIVPLEAMYMQCPVIAVNSGGPLESVVHGVTGFLCEPDPMHFSEAMEKFIHEPSLKATMGLAGRARVKEKFSSEAFTEHLYQCVTRLLV, from the exons ATGGCGGAGAAGCGGGACCAAGACGAAGACCGTGGTCCCAAACCGTCGGTGCTGTTCCTGCACCCGGACCTGGGCGTGGGTGGCGCGGAACGGCTAGTATTGGACGCGGCGCTGGCGCTGCAGGCGCGCGGATGTAGCGTGAAGATCTGGACCGCGCACTACGATCCCGGCCACTGTTTCGCGGACAGCCGCGAGCTGCAGGTGCACTGCGCCGGGGACTGGCTCCCGCGCAGCCTGGGCTGGGGCGGCCGCGGCGCTGCTGTCTGCGCTTACGTGCGCATGATCTTCCTGGCGCTGTACGTGCTGTTCCTCGGCGACGAGGAGTTCGACGTGGTCATGTGCGACCAG GTGTCTGCCTGCATCCCAGTGCTCAAGCTGGCCAGACGGCGTAAGAAGATCCTGTTTTATTGTCACTTCCCAGATCTGCTGCTCACCAGGAGAGATTCATTGCTGAAACGCTTATACAGGGCCCCGATTGACTGGATAGAGGAGTACACCACAGGCATGGCCGACTGCATCTTGGTCAACAGTCGCTTTACAGCTGCCATTTTCAAGGAAACATTCAAGTCCCTGTCTCACGTAGACCCTGACGTTCTCTACCCGTCTCTGAATGTCACCAGCTTTGACTCAGCTCTTTCTGAAAAGCTTGGTGATCTCGTCCCCAAGGGGAAGAAATTCCTGTTCCTCTCCATCAACAGGTacgaaaggaagaaaaatctgacCTTGGCGCTGGAAGCCCTGGTCAAACTGCGTGGAAGACTGACGTCCCAAGATTGGGACCAGGTTCACCTCATCGTGGCGGGTGGTTACGACGGAAGAGTCCTGGAGAACGTGGAGCACTACCAGGAGTTGAAGACAACAGTCCAGCAGTCCGACCTGACGCAGTATGTGACCTTCCTGCGGTCTTTCTCAGACCAACAGAAAATCTCACTCCTCCGCGCCTGTACCTGTGTGCTTTACACACCAAGCAACGAACACTTCGGCATCGTCCCTTTGGAGGCCATGTACATGCAGTGCCCAGTCATTGCTGTTAACTCGGGTGGGCCCTTGGAGTCTGTCGTCCACGGGGTCACAGGGTTTCTGTGTGAGCCTGACCCCATGCACTTCTCAGAAGCAATGGAAAAATTCATCCATGAACCTTCCTTAAAAGCCACGATGGGACTGGCCGGGAGAGCCAGGGTGAAGGAAAAGTTTTCCTCTGAAGCTTTTACAGAACATCTCTACCAGTGTGTCACCCGACTGCTGGTATAA